In [Mycobacterium] stephanolepidis, the genomic window ACAGGCTGCCCTTAGTCGACGGCACACCGGTAACCCGGGGATCGGGCTCCACCGCGTGGCGCAGCGCTCGGGCGACAGCCTTGTACTGTGCCTCGGTGATGTGGTGCGGGTCGCGGCCGTACAGCGTGCGCACATGCAGCGCGATCCGTGCGTTGAGCGCCAACGACTCGAACACGTGCGCATTGATGACGGTGTGGTACGGAACCGAAGAGCCCGCGATCGTAGTGTGCAGCAGGTGATCCGGCTCGCCGGTGTGTACACAGTACGGTCGGCCGGACACGTCTACCGCGGCGTGGGCCAGGGTCTCGTCCATGGGGATGAAGGCATCCCCGAAGCGGCGAATTCCCTTCTTGTCGCCCAGTGCCTCGGCGAGCGCCTGGCCGAGAGTGATGGCCGTGTCCTCCACGGTGTGGTGCGCCTCGATCTCGGTATCACCCTTGGCCGTGATCGTCAGATCGAAACTTGCGTGTGTACCGAGGGCCGTGAGCATGTGGTCGAAGAACGGCACCCCGGTGTCTATGTGCACCTGGCCGGTGCCGTCCAGGTTCAGTTCCACCACGATGTCCGACTCGCGGGTGGCGCGCGCCACGCGTGCCACCCGATTCCACGCCGATGCCGTCATGAGGGCGCACCTTTCTCTAGGTCCGTCGCAGCCAGATTGTCGCTGACCTTCAAGAACACGTCATTCTCGCTCGCCAACCCGATGGTGACGCGCAGAAATCCCGGAATGCCGACATCCCGGATGAGAACACCCGCGTCGAGATAACGCTGCCAGCTCGCGGCCGAATCGGTGAATCGGCCGAACAGCACGAAGTTCGCGTCACTGGGAATGACCTCGAATCCGCTGGCCGATAACGCTTCCGATACCCGAATACGTTCGGCGACCAACGTCGCGACACTGCCGAGGGTCTCGGCGCCATGTTTCACCGCGGCACGCGCGGCCGCTTGGGTGAGCACGGAGAGGTGGTACGGCAGTCGCACCAACAGCAGCGCATCGATGACCGCCGGTGCCGCCGCGAGATACCCCAGCCGCCCACCGGCGAAGGCGAAGGCCTTGCTCATGGTGCGGCTCACGATCAGCTTCGTCGGATACTCGTCGATCAACGTGATTCCGCTCGGCGCCGAAGAGAACTCGCCGTACGCCTCGTCCAGGATCACCACGCCCGGAGCCTCGTCGAGAATCTGCCGCAAGTCCTGCAGCGGAACCGACTGCCCCGTCGGGTTGTTGGGGCTCGTCACGAAGACGACATCGGGCTGACGCGTTCGAATCGCCTCGACTGCAGCGCCGACGTCGAGCGAGAAGTCCTCCAAACGCTGAGCCTGCAACCATTCCGTCTGGGTTCCATCGGAGATGATCGGGTGCATCGAATACGACGGCGTGAAGCCCAACGCGCTGCGCCCGGGCCCGCCGAAGGCCTGCAGTGACTGCTGCAGTATCTCGTTGGAACCGTTTGCCGCCCAAACATTCTCGGCAGCGACTGGCACACCCGTGCGCTCGGTCAGGTATGCCGCCAGATCCGTGCGCAGGGCCACCGCATCCCGGTCTGGGTATCGATGCAATTCCGCGGCCACCTCGCGAACGGACACGGCGACGTCCTCGATCAAGCCGTCCGATGGTTCGTGCGGATTCTCGTTGGTGTTCAGCCGCACCGGCACGGTCAACTGCGGTGCGCCGTAGGGATTCTTGCCACGCAGGCTGTCCCGCAGCGGCAAGTCTTCCAGCCGGGCCGCGCCTCCGATCAGATCGCTCATGATCGCTCGAACCTGCGCCGAACGGCCTCACCGTGCGCAGGCAGATTCTCTGCGTTGGCAAGCGTGATCACGTGCCCGGAAACCTCTTTGAGAGCAGCCTCGGTGTAATCCACGATGTGGATGCCGCGCAGGAAGGTCTGCACGGACAGCCCACTGGAGTGCCGTGCACACCCGGCGGTGGGCAGTACGTGATTGGATCCGGCGCAGTAGTCGCCGAGGCTTACCGGCGACCACGGACCCAGGAAGATCGCGCCGGCACTGCGCACGCGTGCGGCCACGGGCACAGGATCGGCAGTTTGAATTTCCAGGTGCTCGGCCGCATAGGCATTCACAACCTTGATTCCGGCGCTGAGATCGTCGATGAGAACGATTCCCGACTGAGGGCCGGTCAACGCCGCGGTGACACGTTCGGCATGCACCGTCGTCTCCAGCTGTGCGGCGGTCTCTTTCACCACCGCATCGGCCAGTTTTTCACTCGTGGTGACGAGCACGCTTGCCGCCAACACATCGTGTTCGGCCTGGCTGATCAGATCCGCGGCCACATGCACCGGATCTGCCGTCTCGTCGGCGAGGATGGCAATCTCGGTGGGGCCTGCCTCGGCATCGATCCCCACCAGCGACCTGCACAACCGCTTGGCCGCGGTCACGTAGATATTGCCGGGCCCGGTAATCATGTCGACCGGAGCGAGCTCGCCGCCATCGGTGTCGACGCCACCATGGGCCAGTAGCGCGACACCCTGCGCACCGCCGACCGCCCAGATCTCCTCGACTCCAAGCAACTGCGCCGCCGCGAGAATCGTCGGGTGGGGCAGCCCACCGAATTGCGCCTGCGGCGGTGACGCGATGACGAGGGAACCGACTCCGGCCGTCTGCGCCGGCACGACGTTCATCACGACGCTCGACGGGTACACGGCGTTGCCGCCGGGAACGTACAAGCCCACGCGTTCGACGGGCACCCACCGCTCGGTGACGGTGGCGCCGTCGGCGACGGTGGTCACCGTGTCCTGGCGGCGCTGATCGGCGTGCACCGCCCGCGCGCGCAGGATGGCCACCTCGAGTGCGTCGCGCACCGCGGGGTCCAGTTCGGCGAAGGCGCGCTCCCGCTCAGCCGCCGGCACGCGAATGGTCTCGGGGCGAACGCCATCGAACTCGGCGCAGTACTGAAGTGCCGCCTCGGCGCCGCGGTCTCGGACCGCTTCGACGACCGGCCGCACCGTCGGGAGCACGGCGTCGACATCGGTTCCGCCTCGCGGGAGCGCAGAGCGCAGATGGGACGGGGACAGGCTTGCACCACGCATGTCGATACGGCGAAGCAGCGTTGCGCCGCCTGCACCAAGAGCATCTGCTGGGGTGGGTCCGTCGGTCACATCCGCCATTCTCCCAGAGCTGCTCAACACCATTTACCACGCAGTCACCGGTTGTGTGTGACGCACGTCTAACTAGACTCGTCCACGAAACACCGCACCGACCCACAACGATCGGATCATCGATGTCAGCAAACCATCAGCCCGGCGTGCCCATGCTTCTGCCTGACTGGCTTGAGCGAGCTCAGATCAAGTTCATAAACCCGCTCATGGCGCCTATCGCACGCTTTCTGCCTTCATTCGCCACCGTTACGCACTTCGGCCGCACCTCGGGCGCCAAGTACGAAACCACCGTGAATGCATTCCGCAAAGGCAATGTCCTCTCCATCGGACTGATTCACGGCAAGACCAACTGGACCAAGAACGTGATCGCCGCCGGCGGTGCCGACATCACGCTCTTCCGGGGCAAGCAGATTCATGTGATCAACCCGCGCATCGTGGAGCAGGGCCAAGGAGATCCGGGACTGACCCGGGCGACCCGCCAGGTGAACAAGCGCGCGGGAGTGTTCGTCGCCGATATCGCCCAGTAGATATTCATCAGCTGTTGAATTTCTGGTGGGCCCTGCCCATACTGAGGCGTGCCTGATTTCGAACAGCTGGTCCGTGACCGGTCCTCGATCCGTGATTTCTTATCGACACCGGTCCCCCGCGATGTTCTGATGGCCGCCCTGGAGACGGCACAGCACGCGCCATCGAACTCGAACATCCAGCCGTGGCGCGTGGTCATCGCCGAAGGCGCAATACGCGAGCGCCTGAGCGAGTCGTTGGTGGCCTGCGTACACACCAACGGCCTGGATCGCATGGAGCTGCCCGACGAGTACAACGGCCGCCGGTTCGCGGTCGGCGTCCAGGTCTACGGGGCACTCGGCGTCCAGCGTGACGATGCCGAGGCACGTTTCGAGGCCGGACTGCGGAACTTCAGGTTCTTCGGGGCACCCACCGCCGCCATCGTCGGCGTGGACTCACGCCTGGGCCCGGCCGATATCGCCGGAGTCGGCATGTACTTGCAGACGCTTGCCCTGGCCCTTAAGTCGCGCGGGATCAGTTCGTGCATGCAGGTCGCTCCCGCCATGTTTCCCGAAGCGATTCGGCCGGTGCTCAATCTGCCCGAGAGCCTGAATCTGATCTGCGCGGTGTCCATTGGCTATGCGAATCCCGCCGCACCGGTGAATTCTGTACGCGCCCCGCGCGACCCGGTCAGCGCCAATGTCACGTTCCTGGAATGAGGAACTCCTGTTCGGGACGGCCGGTGGTGCCGTACCGCAACCGCATCTGCAACTCTGAACTTCCCACCAGTGAGGCCAGGTAGCGCTGCGCGGTCGCACGTGAGATCCCCACCGCCAGAGCAACTTCCGCAGAAGACATGGGCACGCGCGCGTCCCGAATCGCGTGTAGGACGATCTGTTTGGTGGGCGACGCCGCGGCAGCACGCGGCACACCGACACTGGGTCGCAGGGACTCCAACGCAGCGTCCACCTCGGCCGCGCTCAGCTCGTCACTGTGCAGGATCTTGCGGTAACGGGCGTACGCGGTCAGCCTCGCCACCAGCGAGGCATTGGCGAACGGCTTCACCAAATAACTCACGGCACCGGCGATCAGCGCCTGCCGGATCGTGGCGCCGTCGACCGCTGCCGATAGGACCATGGCATCGCAGCGCAACTCGCGCACGAAGTCGATCCCGGAACCGTCCGGCAGGTACACGTCGACCAGCGCGAGATCGAGAATGTTCGACCGCATCGCGTCGTGAGCGGCGCCGATGCTGTTCACCGTCGCCACGACCGTGAATCCCGGTACCGCATCGACTATCCCGGCGTGCAAATTGGCCACGCGGAAGTCATCGTCGACGATCAGCACCTTTATGTCGGTTTCGTTCATTCCGGGTCCTTCCCGTCGGTCGGGGTCATCACCGATGGCATCCGCGCGCTGAATTCCGCACCCGCGAGCCCTGGCCCTGCCCCCGCTGCCACCGCCAGCCACACGTCGCCGCCCAGTCCGCGAGCGATCTGACGCGACAACGCCAGGCCCACTCCGCGGCCGCCCGGCACTGCGGCGTGCTCTTTAGTCGAGATCCCTTCTGCGAAAAGATCATCCGCCACCGATTCGGCAACGCCGTTACCGCTGTCGGCGACACTGATGTGCAGCGTAGAACCATCCTGAACCACACCGACCTCGACCCGACGTTGCGAGTCGGCACCGGTACGTGCCGCATCGATCGCATTGTCGATCAAATTGCCCAGCACAGTCGTGACATCGACGGGATGTACGAGAGTGCCCGATACCCAGGTGTTGTCACCCAATGTCAGCGTGACGCCCGCCTCACGGGCGTTCGCGGTCTTCGCCGCGACAAAGGCCTGAAGGTAGGGATCGCCCAACGTCTCGATATCCGGAAGCGCTGCTCCCAGCGGGCCGGTACCGAGCAACTCGTCCAGGAAGCGGGCGGCCTCCTGCGTCCGGTTTCCATGCACCAGCCCGCTCAACAGGTGCAAGCGGTTCGCGAACTCATGTCGCTGCGCCCGCAGTACGGTGCTCATCGACTGCACCGCATCCAGCTGCCGAGTCAAGGATTCGACATCCGTTCGGTCGCGCACGGTGAGCACCGCGCCCAGCTCACGGCCGGCTCGGGTCACCCTCCGCGCAGTCACCACAACAACCCGGTCTTCCACCGTCGCCAGAACCGGCGCCGCCGACATCTCCCGAAGTGTCGCGAGAATCCTTGGGGTCAAACCGATATCACTGACATGGCGCCCCGTCACATCATCAAGCCCCAGCAGACGTCTCGCTTCATCGTTGACAACTGTCGTTCGCCCGTCGACGTCTACGGCGAGAACACCCTCGCCGATACCGTGTAAAACCGCCGCTTGTTCTCTCACCAGCTCGGCCAGCTCGGCGGGCTCCAGGCCCAGAGTGAGACTTCGCCACCGGCGAGCCAACAACACCGAGCCGCCGATTCCGAACAGAAATGCAACACCGACGATCCATCCCGCGATCCTCAGATCCGAGAACAATCTGTCGCGCACGGCGGTGGTCGACACTCCGACACTGACCTCCCCCACCACGGTCGATGAACCAGGCTGCCGTATTGGCACTTTGGCCCGCACGGAGCCTCCCAACGTCCCGGTTTCCTCGACGACGACATCTCGTCCGGCAAGAGCCCCGGACGGGTCGGTGCTGACGGGATGACCCAGTCGCTCCTGTGTGGGGTGCGCCAGTCGGATTCCATGCTCATCGGTGATCACCACGAACAGCGCGTCACTGCGTTCCAGCACCGCGGCGGCGATGTGTTGCAGCGGCCCATCGGAGAGCTCGTCGGTGAGGTTCGGTCCCGGAGTGAGCGTGCCCTGCGCGTACTCGGTAACCCGGGCCCGCACCTCCGGCATGGCCGCCACTGTTCCCGCGATCGCCAACGCCCGCTGGCCGTACTCGGAGGACAGCCGCCGATCACCCACCGCGGCGAGTACTGCGAACGCCAACCCCAACGCCAGAAAAATGACAGCGACCTGTAGGAGAAGCACCTGCGTGCGCAATCGCAGCGCAGTGCGCTTCCCGGAACCCATGTGCCTGAGCGTAGGCAGGCCGTGCGCAGAATGCGCAAAACTGACGAAATCCGCGATTTGCGCGGGTAGTGCGCACAAGCAGAAATCTGTGACGCCCACCACTTATGTTCAGTCACCGTCGGCTAGCGAAGGAGAAGGCAATGACGCTTCCACTCATCGAACTTCAGGGTGCAACCAAACGGTTCCCCTCCAATCGAGGCGACGGTATCCACACCGCGGTCCGAGATCTGAACATCGACATCGGCGCCGGGGAGTTTGTCGCAGTCGTCGGACCCACAGGATGCGGCAAGTCGACCACCTTGTCCCTCGTGTCCGGACTTGAACCGCCATCGGCCGGCCGTGTGCTGGTGCGCGGCGAGGACGTGTCCGATATCCCCGCAGGAGTGGGCTACATGTTCCAGCAGGACGCGGTCCTGCCGTGGAAGAACGTCATCGACAATGTCGCCCTGGGTCCGATCTATCGCGGCGCGAGCAAGGACGCGGCACGCACGAAGGCAGCGACGTGGGTTCGGACTGTCGGCCTGGCCGGGTTCGAGAGGTACTATCCGCATCAGCTCTCCGGCGGGATGCGCAAGCGTGTGGCGCTGGCCCAGACCCTCGTCAACGAACCCGAGATTCTGCTGATGGATGAGCCATTCAGCGCCCTTGATGTGCAGACCCGCCAGCTCATGCAGGACGAACTGCTGCGGGTGTGGTCAGGCACCGGAGCGGCGGTCATCTTCGTCACCCACGACCTCGAAGAGGCGATCGCGCTGGCCGACCGAGTGGTGGTGATGACCGCAAGCCCCGCCACCGTGTGTGGCGACTTTCCCGTCACCCTCCCGCGTCCCCGCGATGTCGAAGAGGTCAGACTCACCGACGAATTCCGGACCATCTACCGCGAAATCTGGGAAACACTGCGCGATCAGGTCGAGGCCGCTCGCGCGAAGGGAGAGTCTCGTGTCGCATAGTCTGCTCATTCATCCGGTGTCCGAAAGCGAGGAGGACATCCTCCAGCGCGCCCGCCACACCAAGCGCCGCAGCCAGATTCGTGTCTGGGGGTTGCGGACCCTGTTGGTGGTGGTGTGGCTGGCCTCGTGGGAGCTGGCTGCCTCGGTCTGGCTGGACCCCTTCTTCTACTCGAAACCCTCACTGATCTGGGATCGATTGGTTGAGTGGTTCACCGTCGGCACCCAGTTCGGCTCGATATGGCTGCAGATCTTCACCACCGTGCAAGAGGCCGTCCTGGGGTTTGCGATCGGCACTGTCGCGGGTGTGACACTGGGCGTGCTGCTGGGCCGTAGCCGCTCTTGGTCGGAGGTATTGGCGCCGTTCATCAAGGCGCTCAACGCCGTTCCGCGCATCGTATTGGCATCGCTGTTCATCATCTGGTTCGGCCTCGGGCTGAGCTCCAAGGTGGCCACCGTGGTGGTTCTGGTGTTCTTCGCGGTGTTCTTCAACGCATTCACCGGTGCCCGTGAGGTCGACGGAAATGTGATCAACAATGCCCGGATCCTCGGTGCCGGCCCCAGTCGCATCCTTACCTCGATCGTGCTCCCCAGCGCGACAAGCTGGATTCTGTCGAGCCTGCACACCGCATTCGGATTCGCCCTGATCGGGGCCGTCGTCGGTGAATACGCTGGAGCCAGCAAGGGATTGGGCCTGTTGATCAGCAATGCCCAGGGCACCTTCGACTCCGCGGGCATCTACGCGGGCATGATCATCATCACGGTCGTCGCCCTGCTCGCCGAATGGGTTATCGGTATCGCCGAATCCCGGCTGCTGAAATGGCGCCCCACGCAATCCAGTTCGGGCCATGGGGTGTAGTAATGAGAAAACTTGTACTCGCCTTCGTTCTCGTCATCGCTGTACTCCTGGCCGCGGGATGCCGCGACTCTCGGCACATCCCGATGGCCAACGGCAGACCGCAGGTCACGATAATGGTGGGCGGCCTCGAGAAGATCATCTATCTACCGGCGATGCTCACCCAACAGCTCGGCCACTTCACGAACAACGACATCGACGTGACACTGCTCAGCGAGCAGTCCGGCGCCACCGCAGAGACCGCGCTGCTCACCGGCGACGTGCAGGCGGTTGTCGGGTTCTACGACCACACCATTGACCTGCAGGC contains:
- the hisB gene encoding imidazoleglycerol-phosphate dehydratase HisB, whose amino-acid sequence is MTASAWNRVARVARATRESDIVVELNLDGTGQVHIDTGVPFFDHMLTALGTHASFDLTITAKGDTEIEAHHTVEDTAITLGQALAEALGDKKGIRRFGDAFIPMDETLAHAAVDVSGRPYCVHTGEPDHLLHTTIAGSSVPYHTVINAHVFESLALNARIALHVRTLYGRDPHHITEAQYKAVARALRHAVEPDPRVTGVPSTKGSL
- a CDS encoding histidinol-phosphate transaminase; translated protein: MSDLIGGAARLEDLPLRDSLRGKNPYGAPQLTVPVRLNTNENPHEPSDGLIEDVAVSVREVAAELHRYPDRDAVALRTDLAAYLTERTGVPVAAENVWAANGSNEILQQSLQAFGGPGRSALGFTPSYSMHPIISDGTQTEWLQAQRLEDFSLDVGAAVEAIRTRQPDVVFVTSPNNPTGQSVPLQDLRQILDEAPGVVILDEAYGEFSSAPSGITLIDEYPTKLIVSRTMSKAFAFAGGRLGYLAAAPAVIDALLLVRLPYHLSVLTQAAARAAVKHGAETLGSVATLVAERIRVSEALSASGFEVIPSDANFVLFGRFTDSAASWQRYLDAGVLIRDVGIPGFLRVTIGLASENDVFLKVSDNLAATDLEKGAPS
- the hisD gene encoding histidinol dehydrogenase; the protein is MRGASLSPSHLRSALPRGGTDVDAVLPTVRPVVEAVRDRGAEAALQYCAEFDGVRPETIRVPAAERERAFAELDPAVRDALEVAILRARAVHADQRRQDTVTTVADGATVTERWVPVERVGLYVPGGNAVYPSSVVMNVVPAQTAGVGSLVIASPPQAQFGGLPHPTILAAAQLLGVEEIWAVGGAQGVALLAHGGVDTDGGELAPVDMITGPGNIYVTAAKRLCRSLVGIDAEAGPTEIAILADETADPVHVAADLISQAEHDVLAASVLVTTSEKLADAVVKETAAQLETTVHAERVTAALTGPQSGIVLIDDLSAGIKVVNAYAAEHLEIQTADPVPVAARVRSAGAIFLGPWSPVSLGDYCAGSNHVLPTAGCARHSSGLSVQTFLRGIHIVDYTEAALKEVSGHVITLANAENLPAHGEAVRRRFERS
- a CDS encoding nitroreductase family deazaflavin-dependent oxidoreductase; this encodes MLLPDWLERAQIKFINPLMAPIARFLPSFATVTHFGRTSGAKYETTVNAFRKGNVLSIGLIHGKTNWTKNVIAAGGADITLFRGKQIHVINPRIVEQGQGDPGLTRATRQVNKRAGVFVADIAQ
- a CDS encoding nitroreductase, producing MPDFEQLVRDRSSIRDFLSTPVPRDVLMAALETAQHAPSNSNIQPWRVVIAEGAIRERLSESLVACVHTNGLDRMELPDEYNGRRFAVGVQVYGALGVQRDDAEARFEAGLRNFRFFGAPTAAIVGVDSRLGPADIAGVGMYLQTLALALKSRGISSCMQVAPAMFPEAIRPVLNLPESLNLICAVSIGYANPAAPVNSVRAPRDPVSANVTFLE
- a CDS encoding response regulator, producing MNETDIKVLIVDDDFRVANLHAGIVDAVPGFTVVATVNSIGAAHDAMRSNILDLALVDVYLPDGSGIDFVRELRCDAMVLSAAVDGATIRQALIAGAVSYLVKPFANASLVARLTAYARYRKILHSDELSAAEVDAALESLRPSVGVPRAAAASPTKQIVLHAIRDARVPMSSAEVALAVGISRATAQRYLASLVGSSELQMRLRYGTTGRPEQEFLIPGT
- a CDS encoding sensor histidine kinase, translating into MGSGKRTALRLRTQVLLLQVAVIFLALGLAFAVLAAVGDRRLSSEYGQRALAIAGTVAAMPEVRARVTEYAQGTLTPGPNLTDELSDGPLQHIAAAVLERSDALFVVITDEHGIRLAHPTQERLGHPVSTDPSGALAGRDVVVEETGTLGGSVRAKVPIRQPGSSTVVGEVSVGVSTTAVRDRLFSDLRIAGWIVGVAFLFGIGGSVLLARRWRSLTLGLEPAELAELVREQAAVLHGIGEGVLAVDVDGRTTVVNDEARRLLGLDDVTGRHVSDIGLTPRILATLREMSAAPVLATVEDRVVVVTARRVTRAGRELGAVLTVRDRTDVESLTRQLDAVQSMSTVLRAQRHEFANRLHLLSGLVHGNRTQEAARFLDELLGTGPLGAALPDIETLGDPYLQAFVAAKTANAREAGVTLTLGDNTWVSGTLVHPVDVTTVLGNLIDNAIDAARTGADSQRRVEVGVVQDGSTLHISVADSGNGVAESVADDLFAEGISTKEHAAVPGGRGVGLALSRQIARGLGGDVWLAVAAGAGPGLAGAEFSARMPSVMTPTDGKDPE
- a CDS encoding ABC transporter ATP-binding protein, whose amino-acid sequence is MTLPLIELQGATKRFPSNRGDGIHTAVRDLNIDIGAGEFVAVVGPTGCGKSTTLSLVSGLEPPSAGRVLVRGEDVSDIPAGVGYMFQQDAVLPWKNVIDNVALGPIYRGASKDAARTKAATWVRTVGLAGFERYYPHQLSGGMRKRVALAQTLVNEPEILLMDEPFSALDVQTRQLMQDELLRVWSGTGAAVIFVTHDLEEAIALADRVVVMTASPATVCGDFPVTLPRPRDVEEVRLTDEFRTIYREIWETLRDQVEAARAKGESRVA
- a CDS encoding ABC transporter permease, with amino-acid sequence MSHSLLIHPVSESEEDILQRARHTKRRSQIRVWGLRTLLVVVWLASWELAASVWLDPFFYSKPSLIWDRLVEWFTVGTQFGSIWLQIFTTVQEAVLGFAIGTVAGVTLGVLLGRSRSWSEVLAPFIKALNAVPRIVLASLFIIWFGLGLSSKVATVVVLVFFAVFFNAFTGAREVDGNVINNARILGAGPSRILTSIVLPSATSWILSSLHTAFGFALIGAVVGEYAGASKGLGLLISNAQGTFDSAGIYAGMIIITVVALLAEWVIGIAESRLLKWRPTQSSSGHGV